The Rothia sp. SD9660Na DNA segment TCTCGTCACTGATGAGGGCAACATCTACTCGGTTGAGCGAGTAGGCTCGGGTCGTGTCGATGCCCTAGCTGCGGTCAACACCGACGTTCTGGTCTACAACTCTGACCGCCCCGAGCAGGTCTCAACCAGCTTCGGTGCACCCGAAGTACCTGTCGGTGAGTCCGTGACCATCTCCCGCAACGTCACCGTTGAGAACTACTCCGACCGTGAGCGTACCTTCAAGGTAGCTCTGGCCGATAGCTCCACCGTTACCGGTGCAACCATCAACGCTCCGAGCACCGTAACCGTTCCGGCGGGAGGCCAGGCCGAAATCACCCTGACCGCAACCCTTGATGGTTCTCAGCTTGCTAAGGACCGTGATCCTGCAGCTCTTGAAACCCATAAGGAAGTTGCCCGCCAATACCTGGCTACCGCTTCCTCACGTCTTCTCCTGACCGAGGGCGACACTCAGCTGCGTATCCCCGTTCAGGTAGCTCCCAAGCCCGTTGCCGATATGAAGGTAGCTAACTCGGCTATCGAGTTCGGCCCCGGCTCAAACGCCACCGAAGTTACTCTCTCCGGTACTGAACTCAACCAGGGTGGCTACCGTTCCGCTATCGGCGCCTTCCAGTTGGGTGTTGAAAGCCCCCGCATCCCCACCAGCTCTCTGGGTAGCGTCTCATCTCAGGTAGCCGACCTCATGTATGCAGGTGCCAACTCAACTGCTCCCGTCCTGGAAGCTCAGGGGGAAGACCCCACCACCGGTTACCTCAACATCGGTATCGCGTCTTGGGCCAACTGGGCAACCATCAACCGCACCTGGTTCTACGAAGTGGACCTCGATGTTAACGGTGACGGCCGTGCTGACTTCTTCGCTATGACAACCCGGATTCCGGGTATCGACCTTCCCGTCGTCAACCTTTACAAGCAGGTCAATGGTGACTGGACGGTTATCGACTCACAGCCCGTCAACGGCACTTTCGGTGACGTAGATACTAACTTGATGGGGTCCAATACTCTGGTCATGCCCCTTAGCCTAGAAGCTCTGAACCTGACCTCTGATCAGGCTCAGGCTCTGCGTTACAAGATCTACTCAGGCACCTGGTACCACAATGGCAATATCGAAGGTACCGACTGGGTCAAGTACAACCCCTACGCACCCGCTCTCTACTTCAGCAGCGAGCAGACCGTGGGAACCTCCCTCTTCGTTGACTCACCGGATAATACTCTGATTGCCCACCGTGCAGCAGATACCACTGAGACTCGTGCGCTCTTCCTGCACATGCATAACGCCACCGGTGACTTGGCAGGCATCAAGGCTGGTGCTCGCGGCGATAAGGCTCAGGTTGTAAACGTCAGTGGTCTAAAGACCCCTGTCACTAACAACCCGCGCTTCACCGATGTATCCACCGACCACGTCTTCTACAACGAAATCGCGTGGCTGGCTAACCGCGGTATCACCACCGGCTGGTCAGATGGAACCTTCCGCCCCTACGAGCCCGTCAAGCGCGACCAGATGGCAGCCTTCTTCTACCGCATGGCTGGCTCACCTCAGTACACTCCGCCCGCTGTCTCCCCCTTCTCAGACGTACCAACCGATTACGTCTTCTACAAGGAGATTGCTTGGATGGCTGAGCAGGGTATCACCACCGGCTGGCCCGATGGCACCTTCCGCCCCTACGATCCGGTCAACCGCGATCAGATGGCAGCCTTCTTCTACCGCATGGCTGGCTCACCTGAATACACCGTTCCTGCAAACAGCCCCTTCAAGGATCTTTCAGCAAGCGAGCACGTCTTCTACAAGGAGATTGCTTGGATGGCTGAGCAGGGCATCACCACCGGCTGGCCCGATGGCACCTTCCGCCCCTACGATCCGGTCAACCGCGACCAGATGGCAGCTTTCATCTACCGCTTTGACCAGAAGGTCCTTAACAAGTAATCCGCTTGTGTAAGGAAGGTTAGAAGCGCCCCGACCTCTATTACAGAGGTCGGGGCGTCTTTCTGTCTGTAGGAGCTAGCAGTAGCATAGAGTCATGCGCGATTTACAGGCTCACATCATTGAAGAACTGGGCGTGAAGCCCTCCATCGACCCGGCTGAGGAGGTGCGCAAACGCGTCCAGTTCCTGGTGGACTACCTCAAAGCCACCGGCACCCGCGGCTTTGTTCTGGGCATTTCGGGTGGGCTGGATTCCACCCTGGCCGGACGCCTGTGCCAGCTAGCCGTGGAGCAGCTAGAGCTTGAGGGCGTCGAGGCTGAGTTTATTGCCGTCCGCCTGCCCTACAAGGTGCAGGCCGATGAGGATGACGCCCAGGCAGCCCTGCGCTTCATCATGCCCCAGCAGACCGTCACCTACAACATCGCAGAGGCCGTCGATGGCTTCGAATCAGCTTTTGCAACCGCCACCGGCCGCCCTATCGCTGACTTCAACAAGGGCAACGTGAAGGCCCGTGCCCGTATGATCGCCCAGTATGCCCTGGCAGGTGAGAAGAACCTGCTGGTGGTCGGCACTGATCACGGCGCTGAGGCTGTCACCGGCTTCTTTACTAAGTTCGGTGACGGCGGGGCGGACGTTATGCCTCTCTTTGGCTTGAATAAGCGCCAAAACCGGGCCCTGCTCAAGGTGCTGGGCGCTGATACCTGCCTGTGGGAGAAGGTACCCACCGCCGATCTGCTCGACGGCAAGCCCGGTCGTACCGATGAGGACGAGCTGGGGGTTACCTACGACCAGATTGATGACTATCTAGAGGGTAAGGACATTGACCCGGTGGCAGCTGAGAACATCGAGGGCAGGTTCCTGCGGTCGCGCCATAAGCGCACCACCCCGGTCACGATTTTTGATTCTTGGTATAAGCAGTAATCAGAACTAGATGGACCAGGCAGGCGATTGCCAGGCCCAGCGCTAAGCCGCCGACCACGTCGGTAACCCAGTGCACCCCCACATAGATACGGGAAAACCCGATGGTCACCGCGAGCGCGCCGAGCCCTACTCCCAGGGCGCGGCGTCCTTGCTGGGTCAGGGCCGGGTAAGCAGTGAGAAAAAGCGCAGCGCAGAAGGCAGCGGTGCTGGTGGAATGACCCGAGGGGAAGGAAAAAGTTAACTCCTCCACCAGGCGGTGTGTAAGGGAGGGGCGAGGTCGGTCAATCAGATTTTTGAGGACTGTGACGACCAAGGGGGTCAGGACCATGGTGGCACCCAGGCCGATGAGGGGCCAGGCAGAGCCGTAGCGCCAGATGAAAACCCCCAGGGCCACCAGCACATAGATTGTCATGGGCAGGGTATTGAAGGCCTGGGTGAGCACCGAGAAAAAGGTATCGAGCGCGGTAGTGCGCCAGGTCAGCGACGCCTGCCAGATGGCATCGTCGATAGGGTTCGTGAGGGCCTGTGCATTGACCAGCCACATCGACACAAACACCAGTAGACCCGCTAGGCTAGTGCGGGCTAGGTAGGGGCCTAGTCCCGCCAGCGCGCTGAGGGCAGGAAGGCGGGCGGGGGCGTCCTTGTGCTCAGCGGACGGACGGACGCGCACCCCACCTGGGCGGGGCGATTCGGGGGTGTGGTTCACGGTTACCTCTCTTGACGGGAGCACCCTCTAGGATACCGGCTCGCCCCGGGCCCTCCCGCCTAGCTACCTGCCTGCTAGAGAGCCAGGCGTGTAAGCTGGTTCTATGTCTGATACACCTAAAGAGTTTTATCTCGATAAATCCGACCCGGCGGCCTGGTCAGCTTTTGGCGTCCTGAGCAAGCAGGCGGGCGAGTCAGCCCGCGCAGCGGGCCTTGATGACCAGCTCATCGAACTGGTCTGCCTGCGCATCTCGCAGATCAATGGATGCGCCTACTGCCTGAAGGTGCATACCAAGCGAGCCATCAAGGCGGGGCTGAGTGAGAACCGTCGGGCCCTAGTGAGCGTCTGGGAGGAAAGCAGCGAATACAGTCTCACTGAAAAGGCGGCGCTCTTCCTGGCTGAAACCGTCACGAAGCTCCCCTGCCCCGAAGACAGGGATTTTGCCCGCACCTACGCCCGGGGTGTGCTCACCGACGAGCAGTACAGCGCCGTGCAGTGGCTAGCAATCTCTATGAACGCAGCTAACCGTATTTCGATTATGTCGCAGCACCCGGCCTAGCCACCTGCCCGGGAATACCTGAACGGGAACACGGTTGAAGTAGGTAGACCCAACGAAAGGACTCCCCCATGAACGCAACCCTTGAGAACCCACTTGTCGCTGAACGCGACGAGAGCGGCCGCGGCGCCTACGAGATTTTTGCCGATAGCTCCGGCAGCCCGGCTGGCTTCACCCAGTTCTTCACCTACACCGAAGGCGGGGTCAAGCAGCGTATCTTCCCCCACACGGTAGTGAAGGAAGAATTCGGCGGGCACGGGCTGGCTTCTAAGCTCGTCAAAAGCGCCCTCGACCAGGCCATTGAGGCCGGGTACGAACCGGTCATTGTCTGCCCCTATATCAAGGGCTGGGTGGAGAAGCACCCCGACTATGCCGAGAAGACCCGCAAGCCCGAACCTGCCCACCTGCGCTTTTTAGCGAAGGCAGGTAAGTAAAGGTAAAGGCCGATGGCCTTGTGCGCGTCGGCTGGCTCTGGGCTGGCGTTCAGGGTGCCGACGCGCACAAGACTATCGGGCTGTGCCTTCTAGATTCTGTAGAACCCCTCAATCGCGCGGGTAAGGTGAGCCATGTCGGCTACGGTGGTGAGTTCGCGGGCCGAGTGCATGGAGAGCAAGCCGACGCCAACGTCCACGGTCCGCATGCCTAAGCGGGTGGCGGTGATGGGGCCGATGGTGGACCCACAAGGAACATTGTTGTTAGAGACGAACTCCTGGTAGGGCACTTCTGCCAGGGTGCAGGCCTGGGCAAAGATACCGGCACCGATGGCGTCGGTGGCGTAGCGCTGGTTGGCGTTAATTTTGAGCAGGGGCCCACCACCAGGAGTAGGGCGGACGGTCGGGTCGTGGTGCCCGGCGTAGTTGGGGTGGACTAGGTGCCCGGCATCGGATGAGAGGCAGACCGACTCAGAGATAGAGCGGCGGTAGGCTTCAGCGGAATCGCCACGGGCCTCAGAGAGCCGCACCAGGATGTCCTCCAGGAAGGGACCTGCTGCCCCGGAGCGGGATTCTGAGCCGATCTCTTCGTGATCAAAAGCGGCGAGCACGGCGGTCTGGGCGGACTCTGCCCCCGACTCAGCGTAACGGATCAGGGCGGTGAGGCCGGCATGGACGGAGCTGAGATTATCCAGCCGCCCCGAGGCAAAGAGTTCATCGTTCTCACCAAAGACGCGGGGTTCAGCAGAGTCTGCGAACATGAGGTCGTAACCCACGATGCTTTCGGGGTCAACGGGACCACCCTCGGCTCGTTCTGCCAGGTAGGCCAGCACATCACCGGTGGAGTCACCAAAGCCCCACACGGGGTAGAGGTTGCCCTGCTTATCGAGTTTGAGGCCCTCGTTGGCGGCGCGATCCAGGTGGATGGCGAGCTGGGGGACGCGGGCAATCGGCCCGGTGGCAACCAGGCGGGTTTCGAGCGCTTCGTCCACCAGCACAGTCAGGCGACCAGCCAGGCGTAGTTCGCGGTCCAGCCAAGAGTTGAGCAGAGGGCCACCGTAGACTTCGACCCCCACCTGGTTCCAGGTCAGGGTGCGCACCGAGGACTTGGGCTTGACCTTAAAGCCGGGGGAATCAGTGTGGGCCCCCAGCACCCGGTAGCTCTCATGCTGAGCACTACCGGCCCAGGCGATGATGGCACCATCGCGCACCACGAAGTGCTTGCCGGTCGCAGCTGTACTACCCCAGGCGTCCTGCTCACTCAGCTCAGTGAAGCCGGCGGCGGTCAGGCGCCGGGCAACCTCAGCCGCCGCGTGGAAGGAGGTGGGGGAGGCGGTCACAAAGGCAGCTAAATCATCAATATTGGCTCGGGCATCGAAAGTCTGTGAAAGAGTCATAGACCACATTTTACCGGACAGGCTGCG contains these protein-coding regions:
- the nadE gene encoding ammonia-dependent NAD(+) synthetase; translated protein: MRDLQAHIIEELGVKPSIDPAEEVRKRVQFLVDYLKATGTRGFVLGISGGLDSTLAGRLCQLAVEQLELEGVEAEFIAVRLPYKVQADEDDAQAALRFIMPQQTVTYNIAEAVDGFESAFATATGRPIADFNKGNVKARARMIAQYALAGEKNLLVVGTDHGAEAVTGFFTKFGDGGADVMPLFGLNKRQNRALLKVLGADTCLWEKVPTADLLDGKPGRTDEDELGVTYDQIDDYLEGKDIDPVAAENIEGRFLRSRHKRTTPVTIFDSWYKQ
- a CDS encoding phosphatase PAP2 family protein; translated protein: MNHTPESPRPGGVRVRPSAEHKDAPARLPALSALAGLGPYLARTSLAGLLVFVSMWLVNAQALTNPIDDAIWQASLTWRTTALDTFFSVLTQAFNTLPMTIYVLVALGVFIWRYGSAWPLIGLGATMVLTPLVVTVLKNLIDRPRPSLTHRLVEELTFSFPSGHSTSTAAFCAALFLTAYPALTQQGRRALGVGLGALAVTIGFSRIYVGVHWVTDVVGGLALGLAIACLVHLVLITAYTKNQKS
- a CDS encoding carboxymuconolactone decarboxylase family protein: MSDTPKEFYLDKSDPAAWSAFGVLSKQAGESARAAGLDDQLIELVCLRISQINGCAYCLKVHTKRAIKAGLSENRRALVSVWEESSEYSLTEKAALFLAETVTKLPCPEDRDFARTYARGVLTDEQYSAVQWLAISMNAANRISIMSQHPA
- a CDS encoding GNAT family N-acetyltransferase; amino-acid sequence: MNATLENPLVAERDESGRGAYEIFADSSGSPAGFTQFFTYTEGGVKQRIFPHTVVKEEFGGHGLASKLVKSALDQAIEAGYEPVIVCPYIKGWVEKHPDYAEKTRKPEPAHLRFLAKAGK
- a CDS encoding M18 family aminopeptidase, which gives rise to MTLSQTFDARANIDDLAAFVTASPTSFHAAAEVARRLTAAGFTELSEQDAWGSTAATGKHFVVRDGAIIAWAGSAQHESYRVLGAHTDSPGFKVKPKSSVRTLTWNQVGVEVYGGPLLNSWLDRELRLAGRLTVLVDEALETRLVATGPIARVPQLAIHLDRAANEGLKLDKQGNLYPVWGFGDSTGDVLAYLAERAEGGPVDPESIVGYDLMFADSAEPRVFGENDELFASGRLDNLSSVHAGLTALIRYAESGAESAQTAVLAAFDHEEIGSESRSGAAGPFLEDILVRLSEARGDSAEAYRRSISESVCLSSDAGHLVHPNYAGHHDPTVRPTPGGGPLLKINANQRYATDAIGAGIFAQACTLAEVPYQEFVSNNNVPCGSTIGPITATRLGMRTVDVGVGLLSMHSARELTTVADMAHLTRAIEGFYRI